In Amphiura filiformis chromosome 1, Afil_fr2py, whole genome shotgun sequence, the following are encoded in one genomic region:
- the LOC140166317 gene encoding diphthine methyl ester synthase-like: MLYFVGLGLGDAADITVKGLEIVKKAKHVYLEAYTSILTVGKEALETFYGREVILADREMVEQQSDVIFEDSDKEDVAFLVVGDPFGATTHTDLALRAHQLGIQYRVIHNASIMNAIGCCGLQLYNYGETISIVFWTDTWKPDSYYDKIATNRERGMHTLCLLDIKVKEQSIENLMKGRKVYEPPRYMAVNEAASQLIEIIEKKRTEGVEQLAYTEDTICVGVARIGSESQQIAAGTLRQLTSVDLGGPLHSLVIAGHMHPMELEMLKLFAVEPALFDKLLEEAR, from the exons ATGCTCTATTTTGTAGGATTGGGACTCGGTGATGCCGCAGACATCACAGTCAAGGGTTTGGAAATTGTCAAAAAGGCTAAGCATGTGTACTTAGAGGCTTATACATCAATCCTTACGGTGGGGAAAGAAGCATTG GAGACATTTTATGGTCGGGAAGTGATCCTTGCTGACAGAGAAATGGTAGAGCAACAGTCAGATGTCATATTTGAAGACTCGGACAAAGAAGATGTGGCTTTCTTAGTGGTAGGAGATCCATTTGG TGCTACAACTCACACAGATCTTGCTTTGCGAGCTCATCAGCTGGGCATTCAATACCGTGTCATTCATAATGCATCTATTATGAATGCTATCGGGTGCTGTGGATTACAG TTGTATAATTATGGTGAGACTATATCTATAGTATTCTGGACAGACACATGGAAACCCGACAGTTACTATGACAAGATTGCTACCAATAGAGAACGAGGGATGCATACACTCTGTCTCCTGGATATCAAAGTTAAAGAGCAGTCTATTGAAAACCTTATGAA AGGTCGTAAAGTGTATGAGCCTCCCCGGTATATGGCAGTGAATGAGGCTGCTTCACAGCTGATTGAAATTATTGAAAAGAAAAGAACAGAAGGCGTAGAGCAATTAG CTTACACTGAAGATACTATATGTGTAGGAGTTGCCAGAATTGGTTCAGAATCTCAACAAATTGCTGCTGGGACATTACGACagttgacctctgttgaccttgGAGGACCTCTTCACTCATTGGTCATAGCTGGACACATGCATCCAATGGAACTTGAAATGTTGAAACTTTTTGCCGTGGAACCAGCATTATTTGATAAATTACTAGAAGAGGCCAGGTAG
- the LOC140147444 gene encoding 9,11-endoperoxide prostaglandin H2 reductase-like isoform X1: MTSDVKEGPMITLSNGLSIPILGIGTSPVGGYSHEAMVCALKECGVRHIDTARLYKCEDLVAKSVKESGVARKELFYTSKAWPTQFGYDEVKKTLKKSLKDLGVEYVDLYLLHWPICPSGTKNPKELIAESWQALEECYQQGLCKSIGVSNFEEQHLNDLKETWTVVPHMNQIELHVFNYPKKLIEFCENLGIKITAYSPLAKGKALIHPDVLKIAEEHKCTPSQLLNKWITQKGIITIPKSTKPDRVKENSKIVDINLTPDNVAKLDDISNHEMFSVCVVTQQNIDEWGASLE, encoded by the exons ATGACATCTGATGTAAAGGAAGGACCCATGATAACACTCTCAAATGGACTGTCCATACCAATTTTGGGTATTG GTACATCACCAGTAGGCGGTTACAGTCATGAAGCCATGGTGTGCGCCCTCAAAGAATGTGGCGTACGACATATAGACACAGCAAGACTGTACAAATGTGAAGATCTAGTGGCTAAATCTGTGAAAGAGAGTGGTGTTGCTAGGAAAGAGTTGTTCTACACAAGCAAGGCGTGGCCAACACAGTTTGGGTATGATGAGGTGAAGAAGACATTGAAGAAGTCACTCAAGGATTTAGGTGTGGAGTACGTAG ATCTGTACCTTCTTCATTGGCCAATATGTCCATCTGGAACTAAGAATCCCAAGGAACTTATAGCAGAATCTTGGCAAGCATTAGAAGAATGCTATCAACAAG GTTTATGCAAATCAATAGGCGTGAGCAACTTTGAAGAGCAGCATCTAAATGATCTCAAAGAAACTTGGACAGTAGTACCACATATGAATCAG ATTGAACTCCATGTATTCAACTATCCTAAGAAACTGATAGAATTTTGTGAAAACTTGGGGATCAAAATCACT GCCTATTCTCCACTGGCTAAAGGAAAAGCATTAATACACCCTGATGTGCTGAAGATTGCAGAGGAACACAAATGTACACCATCACAATTACTGAATAAATGGATTACTCAG AAAGGAATCATCACCATTCCAAAATCAACCAAACCTGACAGAGTAAAAGAAAATTCTAAG ATTGTGGACATCAACCTGACTCCTGATAATGTAGCCAAACTGGATGACATCAGTAACCATGAAATGTTCAGTGTATGTGTGGTAACACAACAAAATATAGATGAATGGGGAGCAAGTTTGGAGTAG
- the LOC140147444 gene encoding 9,11-endoperoxide prostaglandin H2 reductase-like isoform X2, which produces MTSDVKEGPMITLSNGLSIPILGIGTSPVGGYSHEAMVCALKECGVRHIDTARLYKCEDLVAKSVKESGVARKELFYTSKAWPTQFGYDEVKKTLKKSLKDLGVEYVDLYLLHWPICPSGTKNPKELIAESWQALEECYQQGLCKSIGVSNFEEQHLNDLKETWTVVPHMNQIELHVFNYPKKLIEFCENLGIKITAYSPLAKGKALIHPDVLKIAEEHKCTPSQLLNKWITQKGIITIPKSTKPDRVKENSKIVDINLTPDNVAKLDDISNHEMQKLCMVTQQNVDEMGAGLE; this is translated from the exons ATGACATCTGATGTAAAGGAAGGACCCATGATAACACTCTCAAATGGACTGTCCATACCAATTTTGGGTATTG GTACATCACCAGTAGGCGGTTACAGTCATGAAGCCATGGTGTGCGCCCTCAAAGAATGTGGCGTACGACATATAGACACAGCAAGACTGTACAAATGTGAAGATCTAGTGGCTAAATCTGTGAAAGAGAGTGGTGTTGCTAGGAAAGAGTTGTTCTACACAAGCAAGGCGTGGCCAACACAGTTTGGGTATGATGAGGTGAAGAAGACATTGAAGAAGTCACTCAAGGATTTAGGTGTGGAGTACGTAG ATCTGTACCTTCTTCATTGGCCAATATGTCCATCTGGAACTAAGAATCCCAAGGAACTTATAGCAGAATCTTGGCAAGCATTAGAAGAATGCTATCAACAAG GTTTATGCAAATCAATAGGCGTGAGCAACTTTGAAGAGCAGCATCTAAATGATCTCAAAGAAACTTGGACAGTAGTACCACATATGAATCAG ATTGAACTCCATGTATTCAACTATCCTAAGAAACTGATAGAATTTTGTGAAAACTTGGGGATCAAAATCACT GCCTATTCTCCACTGGCTAAAGGAAAAGCATTAATACACCCTGATGTGCTGAAGATTGCAGAGGAACACAAATGTACACCATCACAATTACTGAATAAATGGATTACTCAG AAAGGAATCATCACCATTCCAAAATCAACCAAACCTGACAGAGTAAAAGAAAATTCTAAG ATTGTGGATATCAATCTCACTCCTGATAATGTAGCCAAACTGGATGACATCAGTAACCATGAAATGCAAAAATTATGCATGGTAACACAACAAAATGTAGATGAAATGGGAGCAGGATTGGAGTAG